CATGTAGCGTCATCCACAGTGGACATTGTGGAGACTAAAAGGAAAACTTCCCTCACGTGGGGTGTATAGAGACACAGTGCACACCACCTGCTAAGCGAATGCCGAGCGCCAGAGCAGGTGGGGCAGCAGTGCCATTTCTGGGCCGCACTCTGTTCTTAGGTTGGGAGCGGCACAAGAAGTCACACACTGCCTGCCGTTTAACTTTGCATTTCCCCAGTGTGAAAATGTTACgagcttccttcttcctttcagaTCCATGAGACAATAGAAACTATCAATCAGCTGAAGACCCAGCGAGAGTTCATGCTGAGCTTTGCCAGAGACCCTCAGGGTTTCATCAATGACTGGCTTCAGTCCCAGTGCCGGGACCTCAAGGTAAAGAACCTGGGACGGGTGCAAAGAGACTTAGATCCGTGAGGCATACATTTGCTCCGTTTCCGTAGCATGAGATAGAGAGCCGGGGGGAAGTGAGGGGCCAGACTTTCTTTAGTGTGTTCCAGGGCCCATTTTACAATTAAGTAGGGAAATGGAGGTGGAACCATCAAGTGTTTATCTAGTACTTACTATGTGATGTCACTGTGCACCGTATTGTAGGCGATACAGAGTGGAAAACCTGATCTCTTTCAAAGTAACACACATTCTGTTCGGAGAAACCATGTTAATGTGATTTAAAAAGTAGTAAATCATGTAAGATGTTACTGGAACTCACCAGTACCAAAAAGGTAATACAAAGGAGAAGGGAGATTGATGAGGCTAGAATAGCTGGGGAAAGCTTCATGGAGAATTTGGGATTTGAGTTATATCCCGGAGAGGGGAGCACCATAAGCTCAGGCAGGAAGGTAGGAATGAGCACAGACTGTGTGAGATGTGTCCTCAGTTCTCGCCTATCCTGTGGTGATTGACTGCAGTTAGCCCAAGAAGAGGAGCAAGGGACAGGGGGTGCCTGAAAGGATCCCTGAACAAGGCAATGACTTGTTGACAGCAGAGGCGACTTTGGGTGTTGTTTTAGTGGTTTGCTAGGGCCACCGTagtaaagtaccacaaactgagtggcttaaacaagggAAACCATAttgtctcatggttctggaggctagagtctgaaatcaaggtgtcagcagggttcttctgaggcctgggagggagagtctgttccaggcctctgtCCTAGCTTGTGGTAGCTtcaggcattccttggtttgtagatggtgTTCTCCATGTGTCTTCATAGCATCTTTCCTCTatgcatgtctgtctctgtgtctaagtttccccttttataaggacaccactcatattggattaggcccaccctaatgaccttatcTTAGCTTGATcatctgcagagaccctattcccagataaggtcacattcacaggtactgggagggttaggatttcaacatcttttaggggatacaattcaatccataacagatGACAAGGAAGGAAACAAGTCTCTTCTGTGTCTtccccctcccatctccctcAGACCATGACTGATGTGGTGGGTAACCCAGAGGAAGAGCGCCGAGCTGAGTTCTACTTCCAGCCTTGGGCACAGGAGGCCGTGTGCCGATACTTCTACTCCAAGGTAGGCACCTGGGGTGCACAGGAGAAACTGACAAAAGGCAAGGGGTCTGCACCCTTGATGGGGGTCAGTGGTGTTAGGTACTAACTTCTGGTTTGTCTCATCTTCCACTCCCTCCACTATTTTCTCCTTAGGTGCAGCAGAGACGACAAGAATTAGAGCAAGCCCTGGGAATCCGAAATACATAGGGCTTCTCCCACAGCCCTGATTTGGCTGCACCGATTTCTTTATTTGGGCCCTGTGCTGCCTGCCTCATAGCACCTGCCTTGGTCTTGCTTGGGGCCTTCCAGGGGATGCTGTTGGTTCTAGGACAACACCAGAATGAAGAGGGTCTCACATGATACCTGTTACCCTcttctcccaccccatcccttccTACCCCCAGCTTCCCTTTGCCCCACAAAGTTCCCATGTGCCTGTACCCTCCCCTGGTCTGCATAGGACCTCTAGATAGTATTAGAGAGAGAACCCGTAGTGGTAATCAGTGCATTGAATGGATTGGGCCTAAGGCCAAGTGGTCTTCAAAGGGACCAGCTACACTGATCCTGCCCTTCAGAGACCCAGGAGTTGGGAGCTTTAGCCCCCTTCTCCGAGACTCAGGCCTGGGGGCACTCTATAAGCTAGTTGATCTTGGCTTTCCTGATAACAGAAtccagtttccttccttccctccacaggTTTGGAGCAAACTGTCCCTTCACTTGTTGCCCTCTAGCACTAAAGGAATCCTGGTTCTTGGGCTCCACTGAGCCCCAGGTCAGTCCGCAGCCCTCTGGATTGGCCTGCTGTCTCAGTGCTTCTCTTGCTCCCTCGTAGGGGGTCCGCGTCAGTATTGGAGTTTGTTCTTTAGTATTGCTCCCTCTCACCACACTCCCTGTCGCTGCTTTTTAGGATTCCCTCCTATCTGTCCTAACCCAGGGCATCTGAGTGGGGGAATCTTGCCTTTCCCTGTCAGAGCCCCAAGGGCCCTCACCTAGGGTACTGTCATTGCCAGCGGAGGCTGTTCCTTCCTGCAGTTGCTTGGAGGtgtgactcattcattcattccacccTGCCTCCCCCATCCTTTCATGGAGAAACAGGCCTAAAATCAAACGGGTAAAAGCCCTGGGCCATCCCTGTCTTCCTGTCCCTTGTCTGCCCAGTTGACACCCACTGGTGACTTCTAGGGCACTGAGGAGTGAAAGCGCCTAGGGCTGGAGAATAGCTCTGAGTTGGGTTTGtgactcttccctctccctgcctcacaggattgtgactccccagcccctgccctcaaaaGCTTCAGACCCCTCAGGTAGCAGCAGGACCTTGTGATCTTGGCTCCTTGCAACTGAGATGGTTTTGCATCTTTCCAGGAGAGCCTCAAATTCTTCTTCCAGGTTGTATCACCCCCGAGTTAGCATATCCCAGGCTCGCAGACTCAACACAGCAGGGTGGGAGACAGCTGGGCACAGAGGGGGAATTCTGTTCAGCATGGGCTCTAAACCCGCAGAACTGACAAAGcccctgcttccccaccccctcctcaggcTTCTGCGAGCACATCCCCCAGCCCTGTATCCCTGACTGTTCCACACTGGGGACAGCAGAACTTTCTCCCCGTCTTCCCCTTCCTGTCATTATCCCACTCCTCCCTTGAAAGGTTCTCCCCAGAGTGACACTGGACAGACAACCTCTGTCCCTGGGGCTGGAACCATGAGAAGGAAGCTCAGCACTCCTACACAGTGTCCCTGAAGATAACTGTTTTTATTAACtgaattattatgtttttttcatggaccaaaattttttttgtacTGTCCCCTTATCGATGTCACCCAGTTTTAATAAAAGAATCTTCTGAAGGATGGGTCCCCCTACCTACTGATGGAGAGCTCTTCCCTGAGCTTTCTTCTTCGATACCATTAGCCATGCTCATggtgtttgttcattttatttgacaaatatttattgagcacctgctgtgtgccagctgcggttctaggcactggggatatggTGAAAAACAAGATTTCTACCCTGGGGACCTCAGGTTCTCACCTTAGAGCTTGTTCTGTCAGCCCTGGTGGTCCAAGCAGGCCAGGTGCTGGTTGGGATTAGGGGGCTTCATCACTGGATCTGAGAGTCCTGTCCTCAGTTCCCGTTAAGGAAGGTTCTAACAAGACAGTGGCACTGCCATTCTCTCCCTTGTCCTTCTAAACTCCCCAGGGCACCTGCTGGCTCGAGTGTGCTATCCTTGGGTACCTGTGGTCCCTTACACTTGATGAACTTGAGCCACCTCTAGAATTCTCAGGGCTCCTGTCTTCATACGGGCCGGCGCTGTATCAGGACTGAAGACGTTTGTGGTTTGTGTGCCTGCCATTCTTTAAGGTTCCACTTTCTCAACCCTGAGTAAGATTTTAGTTCCTAAGACTGGCGTGGAAGTGCTGCGCTGTTATCCTCATACTGTGGACAACCAAGCCTTCACTGGTAGAGTTGAGAAGACTTTGTTCAGGATTGGGTCCCATTAGCAGAAGCATGAAGTTCTGCTGCAGTTTCCATCATATGCCTGCTTCCCACCTGGTGGCTCTTTACTTTCCTCCTTTGTGCCATTATCTAGCTTGGTTCTACTCAAGAAGGGGGTTTAGAACACAGGGTGAAGGCAACTACATTCCAAAGTTGtagttaaaaaattaacttttgccTCCATGCATGTGAACACTCAAGTATTGCGTATATGCAGTCAAACCCACCAAGGATACAACCACTATTCCCAATCTGGAATGTGGGAGTTTATCAGATTTGAGTAGGGAAAGCAGAAGAAGAGTGTGTGTGGGTGATGATAACTTGGGAGTGGAAAAAATTGATGTCAAGGACATTGAAATGGCATCTGTTTTCACCCAGGCTAATTACATGTGTAATGAATGGCTGATGAACCATTATTAATTTCAAGCAAATAATCTGCAGTTTGCTCTTGGGAAAAGAGCTCTAGTGGTACAGATAACTTCCTGTGACAGGCCAATTCTGAATCTGCACGGTCTTTATTCctatataaatgaacaaattatttgTCTCCATACTACTTAAAATGATCGTAGGGACAAAAAGATGGAAGCATTTAGGCAAAAACGAGGTTATTTTATGCATAAACGTCCATTCTTTGGGGTTCTCATCCTGTGTGCCAGGGACAGAagcattctttctcttccatcacCCATAATCAGTGCTCCCAGCTGGCAGCCTGGCACTGGTGCCTTTGTCGCAGTGCCAGTGCAATAACAGTGATCTGTGGGAGGCTGGCTCTGTAGTAGGCATAATTTTGTTCCTGAAAGAAACAATCAACTGCTGATTTCACGTATGTCCCCCTAAGGGAACTCCCTGGCCATGGGAGTAGAGTATGGTGGGCTTTTTCCAGGCAGTCCCTAGAACTTAGGAAACCATTTCTCCCCAGTCTTGACCTCAGGGCCACTTACCCTTACCCAGTGATTGCTTACACAGACTCCCCTCTGGCCCAGTGCTTATCACTGTTTGCAGCCAGCAGCAGCCCAGGGGGATGGAAACACCCACTCAGCAGTCGGCCAGGCCAGGAGGTCAGCACGTGAGCACACAGTGCTGTCTGCCTTCTAGGCCAAGGTGCACAGACAGCTGGAGTGTAGAGGGCCTCCGCCCCACTCTCCACATCAGCCTAGAAACCAGAGTTCCCCCTCGTAGTTAAACAGGTTGCTGTGGGTGATGTAGAGCCCTGAACTGCGCCATGtgtcccttccatcctcccttccccgAGAAGCACACACCCCGCTTGCTCTTGAGTACAGCATCTGAGACCACAAAGCTCTACAGGGGTCACAACTGCCCCAGgtcctgcctcccttcccctttctggcTTCTGCAAACTAGCCACTAACCTGAAGGAGCCCCTAGTGTGGGGTTAGCCTGGAAACCCAAGAAAGAAGTGAAGGAAGCTCAATACCTCTCAAGGGAAGTGAACACTTGGGCTGCCTTTTCTCTcctatcctcctcctcctcaagcCCAGAGTCTGCAAAAGACTTGTGGGCCACTTGGCATCAGAGCCTCCAACTTTGACCTTCCCTACCCCACTTCCTGGGAAACATTCAGGTGAGGAGAGGCCCACTGGTGTGCTTTGTTTCTTGGGCTCATGGGGTCTTCGTATCCTTGGGCTGGGTTGCCCCCAAAGCAGGCCCTTACCTCTTATGTGCTCTTGTTTTTCAAAGGGGCCACACCCACCCACCTCACTCACCCACAGCCCTGCAGTGGGGCTAGCGTGGGGCAACACGTGACCCGTCACCGCCAGAGGCTGAACCCGTAGAGCAGCTTTCTGGGTCCTGGGGGGACAAGTGGGGCGGTTCCTACCTTGGAAAAGAAGGCATGCCTGTATCTGCTGCTAGGATTGAATACAATTTGTTCCAGTGCTAGGGGACGGGAGTGGGGGGGACCGGGCACTTGCTCCTTATCTGGGCCTGGTGTTGGCAGACCTTAAAATGAGACcattgtggggagggagggggtgaggaccTGGGCTGGGGCCGAGGGAAGCGGCATGCCAGCACTGTCAGCGGGCAAACCTAAGAGGAAAAGCGGGCCTGGTCTCGGCCCCATTCCTGTTCCCCACCTGTCTCtacccttttcttccctttccctggcCCTGCCAGACTCTGTCTCCCTGGGtgcccgcctcccctcccctggagGGCGGGGCTTGGCTGCACCCACGTGTGTTGGAGTTATATGCTCCCAGCCGgcagaggagctggggagagTGGCACCCAGCTGGTGGCTCAGGCAGCGAAGCAGCACCATGGCCGGCAAGAAAGTCTGCATTGTAGGCTCTGGTAACTGGTAAGCGGCTCTGTCAAGGAgtatggtgggggtgggggaggggaggctcccTCAAGTATACAGGAGGTTAGGGAGGGAGGTCTGGTGGGCAGGAGGCAGCCGGTGGGTGGGAAATGCCTCCGGCTCCTGGCCCACCCCTGTTGCTGTCTTCTGTGCCTACCCCGACAGGACAGACGATGCCCAGACCGCTCCTGGCCCTTGCCTCTTGGGCAGCAGCACCTGTTCGCCATGGGAAGGGAGCCTCCAGAGTGCTCCCTGCCTGAAAGGCTGCCTGGGTTAGGGGGTCGGGGGGAGATCAGAAGGCTGGCCCCCTTCTCCAGCAGCAAAGTGTGAgggaaaggaaactgagtctcctTTCTACTGCTAGGTCAGGAGAGACGCAGCGTCACGGGGAGGGGGTGACAAGGAAGGGGGCCAGTAAATGCGGTGGCTTCTGTGACATCCTGAGGTGGAGCAttgtcccctcccctgccaccgTTCCTCTCTCACGCCCCCGCTCCTCCACTTTCTGTGCTCCCCCTCCTGCCAGGGGCTCAGCCATCGCCAAGATTGTGGGTGGCAATGCAGCCCAGCTGGCACGCTTTGACCCACGGGTGATCATGTGGGTGTTTGAGGAAGACGTCGGGGGCAGAAAGCTGACAGAGGTCATCAACACACAGCATGAGAATGTCAAATACCTGCCAGGGCACAAGTTGCCCCCCAATGTGGTGAGCCCCAACACCCCgtaggaagggagagggaagtggagggggtgcttcctgatgggagggggcCACTTCACGTGCCACCTGTACTTGGGGAGCATCTCAGGAGGGCTACTCCAGGCACAGGGCGTCCCTGGGCACAGCCCCCAAACTGCTCCCCTGAGCACTTTCTGGGACTGAGGAGAACCTGAATGCATCCCCCTGcatctccaccccaccccgtGGGCTCCCAGGCAGGAAAGGGACTGGGAGAGGATGAGGAAGTTGGTCTCTGTGTCAACCAAAGACAGGTTCTCCGGCCCCCAGACTTGGGGTCCGGGTAGTGCCTGCCTCGGGCTCTAATCCTGTTACTCATTCACTGGGTTATTAGTAGACATGGAGACTGCTCCTTGGACTTAAGGTCTTTGGTCAGATCCATGTGGCTTACTCCCCACCTGGAAAGGGGGAGCAGGAAAGACAGCAGGAAGACTGGGGCTCTCCCTTCCTAGTTGGGAGCCCTAAGGAGCAGGGTGATGAAATCTTACTTGGCCTCTTCCTCCTGCCAAGCCCAGACCTCCTTCGGCCTCCCTCACTGTCCCACCGCCAAGGGCTAGGAGAGTGCTGAGAGGTTTCCAGGAGTCCTCAAGAGCCCAGGACAGCTGGAACCTAGAGGGAATGATGGCTAGGCGGAAGGAATAGAAGTGTCTTGTTCCTCCAGGTTCAGCCCTTCCAGATTCAACCCCCAAAttgcccttccttcttccccaccaGCCTCACCCTGTCTCCTAGATCTCCTGCATGGGGCTCCACAGGGGCTAGAAGAAGTCTGTCAGGCCCATGAACACTGGTCACCCCCACAGGTGGCTGTCCCAGATGTGGTCCAGGCTGCAGTGGATGCTGACATCCTGATCTTCGTGGTACCCCATCAGTTCATTGGCAAGATCTGTGATCAGCTCAAGGGCCACCTGAAGGCAGATGCCATTGGCATATCTCTTATTAAGGTGCCAGGGACACCTTCCTGTGGATGGGGGTGCAGCTAACTGCTGTGGGGCTCAGGGTGGGTGAAGTGcgacaaacagaaaacagcagaAGTAGGCCAGGAGTTTTCTGAAGAGAGGAGCTGGCTTTGGGGAGGCTTGAGAAACAGATGCGGGGGGCCATTGGGAAGGGGAGGTTGGTTGGGGAGTAGATAAGAGATCGGTTTGGAGGCAGATGTCTTGGGGAGTTTAGGAGGTGTACAGGGGATGCCTAGGGGATACAAGAAGTGGGCTGGTTTGAGGAGTTGAGAAGGGAAGCTGGTTTGGAGCAGTGGCTGGGATGGAAGTTGGTTTGGGGTACTCAGGAGTGGGCTGTTTAGGGATGTGGAGGGGCTACATTACCTTGGAGAAGTAGGTTGTGGAAGGAGAGTTTTCAGATGGATTCGTTTTCACATGTTATCTGCTCTCCTCACAGCAAGCTTTGGCTGCATTGGAATAGGGGAGGACCTCTGGGGAGGGACATTGATGAACAGTGAATTTGGAATGGGCAGGATTTCTAGGTGGGAAGCCCTCAGTTGGGGACAAAAGGCACCTGGCCTGAGCTCCATCCTGTGCCCAGGGGGTAGACGAGGGCCCCAACGGGCTGAAGCTCATCTCTGAAGTGATTGGGGAGCGCCTTGGCATCCCCATGAGCGTGCTGATGGGGGCCAACATTGCCAGCGAGGTGGCTGATGAGAAGTTCTGTGAGACAACCATTGGTGAGACCCCACCACCCGCACAGATAATGCAACTCCAGTTACATCGCCTCCCCATGCTATATTCCCCACCCACTTAGCCATCTTCCCCCCATAAGGCAGGTGAAGGAAGAAGATCCCAGCATCAAAGGTGAGGGGAGTTGGGGCACCCCTACGGAAAGAGCTATAGGTCCTGCTTAGGGCAGTTGTGGGAAGAAGAGTCAAGAGTCCCCTCTTAAAGCCTTATCCCCTCCCTACTTCAGGCTGCAAGGACCTGGCCCAGGGACAGCTTCTGAAAGAGCTGATGCAGACACCCAATTTCCGCATCACGGTGGTGCAAGAGGTGGACACAGTAGAGATCTGTGGGGCCTTAAAGGTGAGAGGGCTGCAGAGGCAGctatggggtggggagaaggtcCTGAAAGAGGGCCTGGCTTAGCTGTACAAGGTTGCTGGGACTCCAGGCActcactccccttccccaccaagTCTCATACACATGGGAAGAATTGCAGAAGCAAGGCCAGGATCGCTCAGGTCTGCCGATTACTTACCATCAGACATTgggcttccttcttcctttcccctaTAGCCCCTTGTGGGACATCCCTGTCCCTGGCTCCAAAGGTTGGTCCAGGGGGAAGAGGAGATGCCCTGGGGGAGCACTCAGGCTAATGGGAGATAAGATGTCCAGGACACCCAGACAGATTGATGGCCAGAACTAGATCCTGGACAGACCTATGGATGGATAGCAGGGGCATAGAACAAAATAGCCGTGGTTGGGAGGGCCAGGTAGAAGACTGGTTTTCAGGAAGAGTCCTCAAGGATGGAGTATAGGGCAGGGTTGGGGAGCCAGAAAGCACAAGCCCAGGCTAAAAGAAGGGAGTGCAGCAAGTGGGAAAACCAAGAGGTGGAAATAGTTGAGGAGCCCACCCACCTTCCTTCACTTATTCAGTGGGCGGGTCATGGCTGATGGAAGGAGCATGAGGCAGGTGCTGAGGGCCCCAAGTGGGGCCTGCGGGAGGGGATCCTTTCTCACCCATGACTTCACTCTTCAAAGAATATAGTGGCCGTGGGGGCTGGCTTCTGTGATGGGCTGGGCTTTGGCGACAACACCAAGGCGGCCGTGATCCGACTGGGGCTCATGGAGATGATCGCCTTCACCAAGCTCTTCTGCAGTGGCCCTGTGTCCTCTGCCACCTTCTTGGAGAGCTGTGGTGTTGCTGATCTCATCACTACCTGCTACGGAGGGCGGAACCGCAAGGTGGCCGAGGCCTTCGCCCGCACTGGAAAGGTGGGCCCTGGGGAGAATGAAGAATGGAGGGTGGGCCCTGTAGGTGTTAAGGCAGAGGAACGTGCCTTGAGGCATCTCTTGAACACAGACATTAAGATTGTTGGGAACATTCCCagcctttctttcctcttaagaCCCACCTCCTCCCAGAGTCCCAGACTCTCTGTCTCACATTGACAACCCTCCTCTCCCATTTCCATCTGCCTGTCCTGTTTTCTTCACAGTCCATTGAGCAGCTGGAGAAAGAGATGCTGAATGGGCAGAAGCTGCAGGGGCCCCAGACAGCCCGGGAGCTACACAGCATCCTCCAGAACAAGGGCCTGCTGGACAAGTAAGTGTCTGCCCCAGCCCCACTGATGGAGGGAACCACCGTCAGAAGTGCTCTCCCCATTCATCATCTTCCTGAACCCTCCTCAATCTGtgaagtgggcagagagggaaatgTTATCTTATGTTTACAGACAGAGCCTAGAGCTTGGAGAGGGTCTGGTATGCCCGCTGTCCCCCAGCTAGGTCATTGTCTTAGATTTCTTTCCAGTCTAGTGCTTTTTATACCACATTGCTTGGACCCCTCTGCGTGGcctctctctgtcctttcctcCTTGTCCTCTGCTATGGAGGTCACAGGAATACGCTCCTCTGACTGTTCTGCCTCTTTGTCCATCACCCTCAGTCTAAGCTGCTCCCCCAAGGCCAACCCTTTTGTTCTGTGAATCCTGTCTTGGGTGCTGAGGCGTGAGGAAAAGGAAAGTCTCTGCTTCAAGGTGCTCTTTTTCAGGGAGCACAAGACAGCGGGGGTGATGGGCTGATCAGAGCAGAACTCTGTTGATCTGAGAAAGAATCCTAGAGCAAGAGAGTATGAAACAGGCTCAGAAGATCAGCTCACGGCTGGTCAGGGTAAAGCCTTCTGGTGAAGGGAGCAGCCTGGGCAACAGGTTGGGAAGAAGGAAACTGgcacttattgagcaccttcaCATAATTCATAATCACTTCTTCACTACTTTGTTATATTGACCCCGTTTTACAGCTGATGATACTGAGGCCTGCCTAATTGGAACAAAAAGTTCATGCCAGGGAATCACGTAGGCAAGTTCAATATGATAGGGAGCAGGGCAATAAAAACCTGACCCTAAAACCCAGGGCTAGGGAAATTCAAATTCTCAGCGATTGGAAATTGAGAGCCAGAGTCTGCCTGAGCTCGAAGGCAGGAGAGTAGGGAGTGGAGGGTTAGGGGGTTTGCCTGGAGGCCAAGCTGGTTCTGTCCTTCCCCATTCTAGGTTCCCTCTGTTCATGGCTGTGTACAAGGTATGCTACGAGAACCAGCCAGTAGGTGAATTCATCCGCTGCCTGCAGAATCATCCAGAACATAtgtgagcagggctggggcccaggccagGCAGCCTCTTTACCCCAACGGAGACAGGCAGAAGCTTGGGGTGCCTGGCCACCACGATCTCTGGGACTCCCCACACAGCAGCATCTTCTCAGCTTTTCACTGGAGGACAGGTGCCTGTGGGCCCGGCCACCTGCCTGGACATCCTGAAGCACAAGCAGCCCGCAGCCTCCTGCCACCACATCGCACCAGAAATGCAGTTGCCTAGTCCCTCTCCATATGTGGGGCTTTCTCCCTGTCCTCCTCCCAGAGGAGGGGTAGAATCAGCCCCAGTGCTGCCTGCTTTGGGtatgtggggggaggaggggaggggagggaggcaaggcAAGGGCTGCTTACTGCTGCCTCACACAGACCAGGACTCCTGTCCCCAAGCCCAGTTAACGGCTAAAGAAGTACCTCAGCTGCAAGAGGGATGAGGcaagggctgcagggaggggtcTGGGCTTTCGGGCTGACATAGACCTCTGCCAGGCCCCACATGGCATCAATGGATCTCAGTGTTTGTTCGCAAAATACAAAGATCTCAAACAACCCCCTTCTAGCTTCTCCTAGCAACATCTGCATCCTCAGAAACCTCTGGTcatcccctttccccctcccccaggctgcctGGCACCAGAGTTGCTGCCACGCTGGCATCTCTGGCCACGGGGCTTGTCATTCTCTCTTGGGACGTCCCAGTTCCTAGTTCTTTGCCAGCTCCTCCCCACCATGTGTGACCTTTCCAAGCCTCTCTCACCCTCCCTGCCAGCACCCTCACTGGGGAGCAGAACTTAATCTGCTGACAGAGCTACACCTCTTCATAGCAGGCTCAGATCACTCTACTCCCTGTGACCTTTGTAACTGCCCTGCCT
The genomic region above belongs to Balaenoptera musculus isolate JJ_BM4_2016_0621 chromosome 10, mBalMus1.pri.v3, whole genome shotgun sequence and contains:
- the GPD1 gene encoding glycerol-3-phosphate dehydrogenase [NAD(+)], cytoplasmic, whose amino-acid sequence is MAGKKVCIVGSGNWGSAIAKIVGGNAAQLARFDPRVIMWVFEEDVGGRKLTEVINTQHENVKYLPGHKLPPNVVAVPDVVQAAVDADILIFVVPHQFIGKICDQLKGHLKADAIGISLIKGVDEGPNGLKLISEVIGERLGIPMSVLMGANIASEVADEKFCETTIGCKDLAQGQLLKELMQTPNFRITVVQEVDTVEICGALKNIVAVGAGFCDGLGFGDNTKAAVIRLGLMEMIAFTKLFCSGPVSSATFLESCGVADLITTCYGGRNRKVAEAFARTGKSIEQLEKEMLNGQKLQGPQTARELHSILQNKGLLDKFPLFMAVYKVCYENQPVGEFIRCLQNHPEHM